The Gadus macrocephalus chromosome 13, ASM3116895v1 genome includes a window with the following:
- the LOC132470776 gene encoding uncharacterized protein LOC132470776 isoform X1, translating to MALRSVSFLGLIWISSLIGGVFSLPVKGFGSNNPSPAWSDFSSPGSAYHVGQDILVYIFGRVLKEYYRQEPSAWSPQNSDAKADGGVHSKYDWDMDAGDSAWSKNGGMDSGSDGYYPVPEGYSEELVPSMEEETPEEEEPVLSDVSDLDPVYHFSSRSRYQQGRRAFFLTRYNPGEPTVGSADMADSNSNGMGNGKGWPVVIEEPGKGGY from the exons ATGGCTTTACGAAGTGTGAGCTTTTTAGG GTTAATATGGATCTCAAGTCTGATTGGAGGTGTCTTTTCACTACCAGTAAAGG gtTTTGGCTCAAATAATCCTTCCCCAGCATGGAGTGACTTCAGCAGTCCTGGTTCTGCTTATCATGTTGGTCAAGACATCTTGGTGTACATTTTTGGCAGAGTACTAAAAGAGTACTACAGACAAGAGCCTTCAGCTTGGTCCCCGCAGAACAGTGACGCTAAGGCTGATGGAGGGGTCCACTCAAAGTACGACTGGGATATGGATGCTGGAGACTCTG CTTGGTCCAAGAACGGTGGTATGGACTCTGGTAGTGACGGTTACTACCCTGTTCCTGAAGGCTATTCTGAGGAGCTAGTCCCCTCAATGGAGGAGGAgaccccagaggaggaggagcctgtgtTGAGCGACGTCTCTGACCTGGATCCGGTCTACCACTTCAGTTCCAGGTCCCGCTACCAGCAAGGCAGACGGGCCTTCTTCCTAACCAGATACAACCCCGGAGAGCCTACGGTCGGCTCTGCTGACATGGCAGACTCCAACAGTAATGGAATGGGAAATGGTAAAGGATGGCCAGTTGTTATAGAAGAGCCTGGGAAGGGTGGCTACTGA
- the LOC132470776 gene encoding uncharacterized protein LOC132470776 isoform X2, which yields MAGHSVSALGLIWISCLIGGVFSLPVNAWSDFSNPGSAYPVGQDASVYTYGRAPKEYYKQEPSAWSKNGGMDSGSDGYYPVPEGYSEELVPSMEEETPEEEEPVLSDVSDLDPVYHFSSRSRYQQGRRAFFLTRYNPGEPTVGSADMADSNSNGMGNGKGWPVVIEEPGKGGY from the exons ATGGCTGGACATAGTGTGAGCGCTTTGGG GTTAATATGGATCTCATGTCTGATTGGAGGGGTCTTTTCACTACCAGTAAATG CATGGAGTGACTTCAGCAATCCTGGTTCTGCTTATCCTGTTGGTCAAGACGCCTCAGTGTATACTTATGGCAGAGCACCAAAAGAGTACTACAAACAAGAGCCTTCAGCTTGGTCCAAGAACGGTGGTATGGACTCTGGTAGTGACGGTTACTACCCTGTTCCTGAAGGCTATTCTGAGGAGCTAGTCCCCTCAATGGAGGAGGAgaccccagaggaggaggagcctgtgtTGAGCGACGTCTCTGACCTGGATCCGGTCTACCACTTCAGTTCCAGGTCCCGCTACCAGCAAGGCAGACGGGCCTTCTTCCTAACCAGATACAACCCCGGAGAGCCTACGGTCGGCTCTGCTGACATGGCAGACTCCAACAGTAATGGAATGGGAAATGGTAAAGGATGGCCAGTTGTTATAGAAGAGCCTGGGAAGGGTGGCTACTGA